Proteins from a genomic interval of Corynebacterium freiburgense:
- a CDS encoding HRDC domain-containing protein — protein sequence MPSPLHFPADGIPNVFSSNNEFAIAAELLSHGIGPVAIDTERANSFRSDDRAFLIQLRRRGVGTLLLAPEHHREELTFHLAPVLNTLEWILHAAPSDLPSLHALGLYPASIIDTEKAAKLAGFPQPSLGQLTKDILGLELAKGHGRENWSITPLPEDWVIYAALDVEQLIELSEALIEILDQQNKLAWAEEEFEYLKNLTVPTQDPATGRAEPIPLPHAHWRTLKGIGALRSPEQLAIARALWKTRNQICQKHDIAPNQVLKNKNLIAIAQQCATTPEEIAKILRQSYIDKHTRRWSKIARNALASSKASWPKPKTPPKPEFPPSKYWTEHYPHVTEWYQRARNALQALARRVNTPLECIIHVSTVKEIAWECAAVRGEYHAAYIAHILEKHQARAWQVDLIIAALSEEFSPTTR from the coding sequence ATGCCAAGTCCGCTGCACTTCCCTGCTGATGGAATTCCAAACGTTTTTTCAAGCAATAATGAATTTGCCATTGCTGCTGAGTTGCTTTCGCATGGTATTGGTCCGGTAGCTATTGATACGGAACGCGCAAATTCTTTCCGTTCTGATGACCGCGCCTTTCTTATCCAGCTGCGGCGTCGGGGCGTCGGCACGTTGCTACTCGCGCCGGAACATCACCGCGAGGAACTTACGTTTCATTTAGCACCCGTACTTAATACATTGGAGTGGATTTTGCATGCGGCACCATCCGATTTGCCATCACTCCATGCACTGGGGCTGTATCCAGCAAGCATTATTGATACCGAAAAAGCCGCCAAGCTTGCTGGTTTCCCGCAACCGAGTTTGGGTCAACTGACCAAAGATATTCTTGGTTTGGAACTTGCCAAGGGACATGGACGTGAGAACTGGTCGATCACTCCCCTTCCCGAAGATTGGGTTATTTATGCTGCACTGGACGTTGAACAGCTCATTGAACTTAGCGAAGCGCTCATTGAAATTCTGGACCAGCAAAACAAATTAGCCTGGGCCGAAGAGGAATTCGAGTATTTGAAAAACCTTACGGTCCCTACTCAGGACCCCGCTACCGGTCGGGCAGAACCGATTCCGCTACCGCACGCACATTGGCGAACTTTAAAAGGAATAGGGGCATTACGCTCTCCGGAACAGCTTGCTATTGCCCGAGCGTTATGGAAAACCCGCAATCAAATCTGCCAAAAACACGATATTGCGCCAAATCAGGTATTAAAAAACAAAAACCTTATTGCGATCGCACAGCAATGTGCCACAACTCCGGAAGAAATCGCCAAGATTTTACGCCAATCGTATATTGATAAACACACACGGCGGTGGAGCAAGATAGCGCGAAATGCCCTTGCTTCTTCCAAAGCTTCATGGCCGAAACCAAAAACCCCTCCGAAACCGGAATTTCCCCCAAGTAAATATTGGACCGAGCATTACCCGCATGTTACTGAGTGGTATCAACGTGCCCGAAATGCTCTGCAAGCACTCGCACGCCGAGTTAATACACCCCTTGAATGCATTATTCATGTATCAACGGTCAAAGAAATCGCATGGGAGTGTGCTGCTGTTCGCGGTGAATACCACGCTGCTTATATTGCACACATCCTGGAAAAGCACCAAGCCCGCGCATGGCAGGTCGATTTGATTATTGCGGCTTTAAGCGAAGAGTTTTCGCCAACAACACGATAG
- a CDS encoding siderophore ABC transporter substrate-binding protein gives MKIAARVAAVAVASALVLTGCTNSEQDAGTKASSVASSGASAASSAASSAMKAEANYPITVEHKQGSTEIAAAPEKIVVLDYSALDYLDTLGYGDKVVGVPTAKAAPSVADNYKDVKQVGSLKEPDMEAIAGLEPDLILLGSRNAKTYPDMSKIAPTVDLSFDYEKAVADTESNAGTVGKIFGVEDEAKAKFADIKSKMDEVKKKVTDANVNALIVMTNGGELSAYGETSRFALIHQLGFKPAAEVKMDGRHGEAISFEYVANADPDYIFVIDRDAATGSDGNTAKATLDNDLIKGTKAAKNDKIIYLDSSDWYLVGSGLTTFGNMVDAVGNAL, from the coding sequence ATGAAAATAGCCGCCCGTGTAGCCGCAGTAGCTGTGGCATCCGCATTGGTCTTGACCGGGTGCACTAACTCCGAACAAGATGCAGGTACGAAAGCATCATCGGTTGCGAGTTCCGGTGCTTCTGCTGCAAGCTCAGCAGCCTCCAGTGCTATGAAAGCTGAAGCGAATTACCCAATCACCGTTGAGCACAAGCAAGGATCAACGGAAATTGCTGCAGCACCAGAAAAGATCGTGGTTCTAGATTATTCCGCTTTGGATTACCTAGACACGCTGGGATACGGCGATAAAGTAGTCGGTGTTCCTACCGCAAAAGCAGCACCAAGCGTTGCTGATAACTACAAAGACGTCAAACAAGTTGGTTCTTTGAAAGAACCAGATATGGAAGCAATCGCAGGTTTGGAACCAGACCTTATTTTGCTGGGCTCGCGTAATGCGAAAACCTATCCTGATATGAGCAAGATTGCCCCAACAGTCGATCTTTCCTTTGATTATGAAAAAGCCGTAGCTGATACCGAGTCCAATGCCGGAACAGTTGGCAAGATTTTTGGTGTAGAAGATGAGGCAAAAGCGAAGTTTGCTGACATTAAGTCCAAGATGGATGAGGTGAAAAAGAAGGTCACTGATGCCAATGTAAATGCGCTTATCGTAATGACCAACGGTGGCGAACTTTCTGCTTACGGCGAAACATCTCGCTTTGCTTTGATCCACCAACTTGGTTTTAAACCTGCCGCTGAAGTAAAGATGGATGGCAGGCATGGTGAAGCCATCTCATTCGAATATGTGGCAAACGCAGATCCAGATTATATCTTTGTGATCGATCGCGATGCAGCCACTGGTTCTGATGGAAATACCGCAAAAGCAACGTTGGATAATGATCTGATTAAGGGCACCAAGGCTGCGAAGAATGACAAGATTATTTACCTTGATTCTTCGGACTGGTACCTGGTCGGCTCCGGCCTGACGACCTTTGGCAATATGGTTGATGCGGTCGGTAACGCCCTGTAA